One segment of Triticum aestivum cultivar Chinese Spring chromosome 2A, IWGSC CS RefSeq v2.1, whole genome shotgun sequence DNA contains the following:
- the LOC123186212 gene encoding anthocyanidin reductase ((2S)-flavan-3-ol-forming)-like — translation MAPAEGNVSRKTACTACVTGGSGYIASALVKMLLEKGYAVKTTVRNPDDTEKTAHLKALEALGPLEVFRADLNEEGSFDNAVAGCDYAFLVAAPVTLLPENPEEEVIQPAIQGTLNVMRSCVKAGTVKRVVLTSSTAAISSRPLQGEGHVLDEESWSDVEYLRANKIGTWAYPASKVLAEKAAMAFAEEKGLSLVTVCPVVVVGRAPATKVTTSVPEILSLLSGDDDMVDRLELIEQASGSIPLVHIEEVCRAEIFTAEEATSGRYIVCTLNTSGVALAHFLAAKYPQYEINTDHIGGLPEKPRVCIWSDKIVKEGFEYKYTNLDEIYDDVVVYGRALGVLPY, via the exons aCGGCGTGCGTCACCGGAGGGAGTGGGTATATCGCGTCGGCGCTGGTGAAGATGCTGCTGGAGAAGGGGTACGCCGTGAAGACCACCGTCAGGAACCCCG ATGACACGGAAAAGACCGCGCATCTCAAGGCCTTGGAAGCGCTCGGACCCTTGGAGGTCTTCCGCGCCGATCTGAACGAAGAGGGCAGCTTCGACAATGCTGTCGCCGGCTGCGACTACGCCTTCCTCGTCGCCGCTCCGGTGACCCTCTTGCCGGAGAACCCTGAG GAAGAAGTGATCCAGCCAGCGATTCAGGGAACCCTGAACGTGATGAGGTCGTGCGTGAAGGCGGGGACGGTGAAGCGCGTGGTCCTCACATCGTCCACGGCCGCCATCTCCAGCCGGCCGCTGCAAGGTGAAGGCCATGTCCTGGATGAGGAATCCTGGTCCGATGTCGAGTACCTCAGGGCCAACAAGATCGGTACCTGG GCGTACCCTGCGTCGAAGGTGCTCGCGGAGAAGGCAGCGATGGCGTTCGCGGAGGAGAAGGGCCTCAGCCTGGTCACCGTGTgccccgtcgtcgtcgtcggcaGGGCCCCGGCGACAAAGGTGACGACCAGCGTCCCCGAGATCCTCTCCTTGCTATCCG GCGACGACGACATGGTCGACAGACTGGAACTCATCGAGCAGGCGTCGGGGTCGATCCCGTTGGTCCACATCGAGGAGGTGTGCCGCGCCGAGATATTCACCGCCGAGGAGGCCACGTCGGGGCGGTACATCGTGTGCACCCTCAACACCTCCGGCGTGGCGCTCGCCCACTTCCTGGCGGCCAAGTACCCGCAGTACGAAATCAACACAGATCA TATTGGTGGTCTTCCGGAGAAGCCCAGGGTGTGCATTTGGTCGGACAAGATCGTCAAGGAAGGGTTCGAGTACAAGTACACTAACCTGGACGAGATATACGACGACGTCGTCGTGTACGGGAGGGCCTTGGGAGTCCTTCCATACTGA